The proteins below are encoded in one region of Scophthalmus maximus strain ysfricsl-2021 chromosome 4, ASM2237912v1, whole genome shotgun sequence:
- the terb2 gene encoding telomere repeats-binding bouquet formation protein 2 → MFRNKSAWFSSSVPEAGHDFWIHNGGSTAGWRTADYLFSVDATCPDTLRIYESRDYLRKKVTIFQSLFLSACEKRQSVKSVYIGHYVLPPASVQDEVRNVVGRLIWECEDEQSVAQGCHETQDDFSEMEVSRSNFESSNTDSSEGEAPVCDLLQGYPVTNMQTGYVSMDSLQKYSGNLCDFHPEFFGCSSCEANTSANMR, encoded by the exons ATGTTTCGCAACAAGTCTGCCTGGTTTTCGAGCAGTGTGCCAGAGGCCGGTCACGACTTCTGGA TACATAACGGTGGGAGCACTGCTGGTTGGAGGACTGCAGATTATCTGTTCAGTGTGGATGCTACATGTCCAGATACTCTGAG gataTATGAAAGCAGAGATTATCTGCGGAAGAAGGTGActattttccagagtttgttcCTGTCTGCCTGCGAGAAGCGCCAGAGTGTGAAGTCCGTGTACATTGGTCATTATGTGCTGCCTCCAGCCTCAGTACAAGACG AGGTCAGAAACGTGGTCGGCAGGTTGATTTGGGAGTGTGAAGACGAGCAGTCTGTGGCTCAG GGTTGCCATGAGACACAAGATGACTTCAGTGAAATGGAAGTCAGCAGAAGCAA ttttgaaTCATCTAACACAGACTCATCAGAAGGTGAAGCCCCTGTGTGTGATCTCTTGCAGGGTTATCCAGTTACAAACATGCAAACAG GGTATGTCAGCATGGACTCCCTGCAGAAATATTCAGGTAATCTGTGTGATTTCCATCCCGAGTTTTTCGGATGCTCCAGCTGTGAAGCCAACACATCAGCAAACATGCGCTAA
- the sord gene encoding sorbitol dehydrogenase isoform X2, whose translation MAQENLSVVLHALGDLRLENRPIPEPGPDEVLLRMHSVGICGSDVHYWQHGRIGDFVVREPMVLGHEAAGQVVEVGSAVKHLKVGDRVAIEPGVPREMDEFFKNGRYNLSPTIFFCATPPDHGNLCRYYKHNANFCYKLPDNVTFEEGALIEPLSVGIHACRRAGVALGSTVLICGAGPIGLVCLLVAKAMGASKVVITDLSPERLTMAKDLGADFQLTVKRADGAQQLAKTVEDMLGAPPHITIECTGVESSIQTAIYATRSGGVVVLVGLGSEMATVPLIHAALKEVDIRGVLRYCNT comes from the exons ATGGCGCAGGAGAATCTGTCCGTGGTGCTTCACGCTCTGGGAGACCTGCGGCTG GAAAACCGTCCCATCCCGGAGCCAGGACCCGATg AGGTTTTGCTGCGGATGCACTCTGTTGGAATCTGTGGATCAGACGTCCACTACTGGCAGCACGGACGCATCGGAGACTTTGTGGTCAGAGAACCGATGGTGCTGGGCCACGAGGCGGCGGGGCAGGTGGTGGAGGTCGGGTCGGCCGTCAAGCACCTTAAAGTAG gtgacagaGTGGCCATTGAGCCTGGTGTTCCACGTGAGATGGACGAGTTCTTCAAAAACGGACGATACAACTTGTCTCCCACCATCTTCTTTTGTGCCACGCCCCCTGACCATGGAAACTTGTGCAGATACTACAAGCACAATGCCAACTTCTGTTACAA GTTGCCTGACAATGTGACCTTTGAGGAGGGAGCTCTGATTGAACCTCTGTCCGTGGGGATCCACGCCTGTCGCAGAGCCGGTGTAGCCCTTGGCAGCACCGTGCTCATCTGCGGTGCag GGCCTATTGGTttggtgtgtttgcttgtgGCCAAGGCAATGGGGGCCTCAAAGGTCGTCATCACTG ATCTGTCCCCAGAGCGTCTGACGATGGCCAAAGATCTGGGAGCAGACTTCCAGCTGACGGTGAAGAGAGCGGACGGAGCCCAGCAGCTCGCCAAGACTGTCGAGGACATGCTCGGAGCTCCGCCTCACATCACCATTGAATGCACCGGCGTCGAGAGCAGCATCCAAACTGCCATCTAT GCAACACGTTCGGGAGgcgtggtggtgctggtgggtCTCGGCTCTGAGATGGCCACTGTTCCTCTGATCCATGCTGCTTTAAAGGAAGTGGACATCAGAGGAGTTTTACGCTACTGCAACACGTGA
- the sord gene encoding sorbitol dehydrogenase isoform X1 produces MAQENLSVVLHALGDLRLENRPIPEPGPDEVLLRMHSVGICGSDVHYWQHGRIGDFVVREPMVLGHEAAGQVVEVGSAVKHLKVGDRVAIEPGVPREMDEFFKNGRYNLSPTIFFCATPPDHGNLCRYYKHNANFCYKLPDNVTFEEGALIEPLSVGIHACRRAGVALGSTVLICGAGPIGLVCLLVAKAMGASKVVITDLSPERLTMAKDLGADFQLTVKRADGAQQLAKTVEDMLGAPPHITIECTGVESSIQTAIYATRSGGVVVLVGLGSEMATVPLIHAALKEVDIRGVLRYCNTWPMAINMLASGKVNVKPLVTHRFPLEQAVEAFDTTRQGVGIKVMLKCDQSDQNP; encoded by the exons ATGGCGCAGGAGAATCTGTCCGTGGTGCTTCACGCTCTGGGAGACCTGCGGCTG GAAAACCGTCCCATCCCGGAGCCAGGACCCGATg AGGTTTTGCTGCGGATGCACTCTGTTGGAATCTGTGGATCAGACGTCCACTACTGGCAGCACGGACGCATCGGAGACTTTGTGGTCAGAGAACCGATGGTGCTGGGCCACGAGGCGGCGGGGCAGGTGGTGGAGGTCGGGTCGGCCGTCAAGCACCTTAAAGTAG gtgacagaGTGGCCATTGAGCCTGGTGTTCCACGTGAGATGGACGAGTTCTTCAAAAACGGACGATACAACTTGTCTCCCACCATCTTCTTTTGTGCCACGCCCCCTGACCATGGAAACTTGTGCAGATACTACAAGCACAATGCCAACTTCTGTTACAA GTTGCCTGACAATGTGACCTTTGAGGAGGGAGCTCTGATTGAACCTCTGTCCGTGGGGATCCACGCCTGTCGCAGAGCCGGTGTAGCCCTTGGCAGCACCGTGCTCATCTGCGGTGCag GGCCTATTGGTttggtgtgtttgcttgtgGCCAAGGCAATGGGGGCCTCAAAGGTCGTCATCACTG ATCTGTCCCCAGAGCGTCTGACGATGGCCAAAGATCTGGGAGCAGACTTCCAGCTGACGGTGAAGAGAGCGGACGGAGCCCAGCAGCTCGCCAAGACTGTCGAGGACATGCTCGGAGCTCCGCCTCACATCACCATTGAATGCACCGGCGTCGAGAGCAGCATCCAAACTGCCATCTAT GCAACACGTTCGGGAGgcgtggtggtgctggtgggtCTCGGCTCTGAGATGGCCACTGTTCCTCTGATCCATGCTGCTTTAAAGGAAGTGGACATCAGAGGAGTTTTACGCTACTGCAACAC CTGGCCCATGGCTATAAACATGTTGGCATCAGGTAAGGTGAACGTGAAGCCCCTGGTGACCCACCGTTTCCCTCTGGAGCAGGCAGTCGAGGCCTTCGACACCACGCGTCAGGGCGTCGGGATAAAGGTCATGTTAAAGTGTGACCAGAGCGACCAGAACCCCTGA